One genomic region from Ralstonia pickettii DTP0602 encodes:
- a CDS encoding TetR family transcriptional regulator, whose translation MAQASARDRILETAARLFYQDGFRATGIDKIIAESEVAKMSLYRHFASKNDLITAFLERRHDFWMQWFTEEVEARFAERPGLAVIADALGVWFAQADFRGCAFINMVAEAGSTGDATHLQQAVAHKKSLETYIETLARRIGLEDAATVAADAMLCIEGMIVRYQMTHGPAIVESGKRVLGHIEGAARPAKKTARAA comes from the coding sequence ATGGCACAGGCTTCTGCACGTGACCGGATCCTTGAGACCGCGGCGCGCCTGTTCTACCAGGACGGATTTCGTGCGACCGGGATCGACAAGATCATTGCGGAGTCGGAGGTGGCCAAGATGTCGCTCTACCGGCACTTCGCTTCCAAGAATGACCTGATTACGGCCTTCCTTGAGCGGCGGCACGACTTCTGGATGCAGTGGTTCACCGAGGAAGTGGAGGCGCGGTTTGCCGAGCGGCCCGGCCTGGCGGTCATCGCCGACGCGCTTGGCGTGTGGTTCGCGCAGGCGGACTTCCGCGGCTGCGCGTTTATCAACATGGTCGCCGAGGCCGGTTCGACGGGCGACGCCACGCATTTGCAGCAAGCCGTGGCGCACAAGAAATCGCTGGAGACCTATATCGAGACGCTGGCCCGACGCATTGGCCTGGAAGATGCCGCGACCGTCGCGGCGGACGCTATGCTGTGCATCGAGGGCATGATCGTGCGGTACCAGATGACGCACGGCCCGGCCATCGTGGAATCGGGCAAGCGGGTACTTGGCCATATCGAGGGCGCGGCGCGCCCGGCGAAGAAAACAGCCAGGGCGGCATAG
- a CDS encoding hydrolase (K07038: K07038; inner membrane protein), producing MDTITHALMGAQAALAIPTAEVPGQRLSTRERLLLGAVAGAFPDLDFLGFLVHPLRFLAQWHQGPTHSLLLLPAWGALLAGLFCLVARRRDAWREALAVSCLGVASHIALDLITVYGTRIFYPGSERRFSLGTSFLVDPLLSGIVVSGLALALFLAPQWRSRGALAGMALLCAYVGVQAVLKQRALELGNESLRAAGFQAQGVDALPQPFSPFNWKLIARADMDYRVAHVNLAGHPAWIPPWQALGRLPAMARAYVAPGRMVWMARSRLPEAPDERALASQLWLRPDFADFRQFAVYPALSAITAMPSLPIGGTAACVWFTDLRYDLPAVEDIFRYGYCRDSAQAPWRLHRLAYFSRDQRQRID from the coding sequence ATGGACACGATCACCCATGCCTTGATGGGGGCGCAGGCCGCGCTCGCCATCCCCACGGCCGAGGTCCCGGGCCAGCGGCTAAGCACACGCGAGCGCCTGCTGCTGGGCGCTGTCGCCGGGGCCTTTCCGGATCTGGATTTCCTGGGCTTCCTGGTCCATCCGCTGCGCTTCCTGGCGCAGTGGCACCAGGGGCCGACCCATTCGCTGCTGCTGCTTCCCGCCTGGGGAGCGTTGCTTGCCGGCCTGTTCTGCCTGGTGGCGCGCCGGCGCGACGCCTGGCGAGAGGCGTTGGCCGTCAGTTGCCTCGGCGTGGCCAGCCATATCGCGCTGGACCTGATCACGGTCTATGGCACCCGCATCTTCTATCCCGGCTCCGAACGGCGCTTCAGCCTTGGCACCAGCTTCCTGGTCGATCCGCTGCTGAGCGGCATCGTCGTATCCGGCCTGGCCCTGGCACTGTTCCTGGCGCCGCAGTGGCGCAGCCGGGGCGCACTGGCGGGCATGGCGCTGCTCTGCGCCTATGTCGGCGTCCAGGCTGTGCTCAAGCAACGGGCGCTGGAACTGGGCAACGAATCCTTGCGCGCCGCCGGCTTCCAGGCGCAGGGGGTAGACGCGCTGCCCCAGCCGTTTTCCCCGTTCAACTGGAAACTGATCGCCCGCGCGGACATGGATTACCGCGTCGCCCACGTCAACCTGGCCGGGCATCCGGCGTGGATACCGCCATGGCAGGCGCTGGGGCGCCTGCCTGCCATGGCCAGGGCCTATGTGGCGCCCGGGCGCATGGTCTGGATGGCGCGGTCGCGGCTGCCGGAGGCGCCGGACGAGCGGGCCCTGGCATCGCAGCTCTGGCTGCGGCCTGACTTTGCGGATTTCAGGCAATTTGCGGTCTATCCGGCCTTGTCCGCCATAACGGCCATGCCGTCCCTGCCAATTGGTGGAACCGCCGCCTGCGTCTGGTTCACCGACTTGCGCTATGACCTGCCCGCGGTGGAAGACATCTTCCGCTATGGCTATTGCCGCGACAGTGCGCAGGCACCATGGCGGCTGCACCGGCTTGCTTACTTCAGCCGCGACCAGCGCCAGCGTATCGATTAG
- a CDS encoding major facilitator transporter: MTTPPPDDRTRRIMLWVVAVGFFMQTLDSTIVNTALPSMARSLGESPLRMQSVVIAYSLTMAVIIPASGWLADRFGTRTIFQTAIALFVAGSLLCAYAPTLNFLVGARVVQGVGGAMLLPVGRLSVLRTFPRDQYLQALSFVAIPGMIGPLIGPTLGGWLTQALSWHWIFLINVPVGVLGALATVHYMPNARLAGIGPFDIAGYLLLAVAMLALSFSLDGLAGLGFQHATVLMLLIASMAALTAYGLHANRRKQPLFPLRLFRIHSFSVGLLGSLFARIGNGSMPFLIPLTLQVSLGYSPFDAGLMMLPVTAAGMASKRLATRLIQRYGYRRVLVTNTFAVGVVMAAFALITPQLPLWLLIPLLAMFGMVNSIQFTAMNTVTLKDLSGAGASSGNSMLSMVQMLSMSLAVTSAGALLATFQHRFGGEAAAVLPAFHATFICMGLITCASAWIFMQLGAQEAAPALAVRHGEKEV; the protein is encoded by the coding sequence ATGACCACGCCACCGCCCGACGACCGCACCCGCCGCATCATGCTGTGGGTGGTGGCGGTCGGCTTCTTCATGCAGACGCTGGATTCGACCATCGTCAACACCGCGCTGCCGTCGATGGCGCGCAGCCTGGGCGAAAGCCCGCTGCGGATGCAGTCGGTGGTGATCGCCTACTCGCTGACCATGGCGGTGATCATCCCGGCCTCGGGCTGGCTGGCCGACCGCTTTGGCACCCGCACCATCTTCCAGACCGCGATCGCGCTGTTCGTGGCCGGCTCGCTGCTGTGCGCGTATGCGCCGACGCTGAACTTCCTGGTGGGCGCTCGTGTGGTGCAGGGCGTGGGCGGGGCGATGCTGCTGCCGGTGGGGCGGTTGTCGGTGCTGCGCACCTTCCCGCGCGACCAGTACCTGCAGGCGCTGAGCTTTGTCGCCATCCCCGGCATGATCGGACCGCTGATCGGGCCGACGCTGGGCGGCTGGCTGACGCAGGCGCTGTCGTGGCACTGGATCTTCCTGATCAACGTGCCGGTCGGCGTGCTGGGGGCGCTGGCCACGGTGCACTATATGCCCAATGCGCGGCTGGCGGGCATCGGCCCCTTCGATATCGCGGGCTACCTGCTGCTGGCGGTCGCCATGCTGGCGCTGTCGTTCTCGCTCGACGGGCTGGCCGGGCTCGGCTTCCAGCACGCCACCGTGCTGATGCTGCTGATCGCCAGCATGGCCGCGCTGACCGCCTACGGGCTGCACGCCAACCGCCGCAAGCAGCCGCTGTTTCCGCTGCGGCTGTTTCGCATCCACAGCTTCAGCGTCGGGCTGCTGGGCAGCCTGTTCGCGCGCATCGGCAACGGCTCGATGCCGTTCCTGATCCCGCTGACGCTGCAGGTGAGCCTGGGGTATTCGCCCTTCGACGCCGGCCTGATGATGCTGCCCGTCACTGCCGCCGGCATGGCCTCCAAGCGGCTCGCCACGCGGCTGATCCAGCGCTACGGCTATCGCCGCGTGCTGGTGACCAATACCTTTGCGGTCGGGGTGGTGATGGCGGCGTTCGCGCTGATCACGCCGCAACTGCCGCTGTGGCTGCTGATCCCGTTGCTGGCGATGTTCGGCATGGTCAATTCGATCCAGTTCACGGCGATGAACACGGTCACGCTGAAGGACCTGAGCGGCGCGGGCGCGAGCAGCGGCAACAGCATGCTGTCGATGGTGCAGATGCTGTCGATGAGCCTGGCGGTGACCTCTGCGGGGGCGCTGCTCGCGACCTTCCAGCACCGTTTCGGCGGCGAGGCGGCGGCGGTGCTGCCGGCGTTCCACGCCACCTTCATCTGCATGGGGCTGATCACCTGCGCATCGGCGTGGATCTTCATGCAGCTCGGCGCGCAGGAGGCGGCGCCGGCGCTGGCGGTGCGGCACGGCGAGAAGGAGGTGTGA
- a CDS encoding universal stress protein UspA — protein MNKILLATDGSAYSDAAARYLVESPLLTRDFVVHVVHCEPDVPGDIKTFIDRATLDAWHREQNDKAMQSVASILGAAGIPFERHGFTGFAPTRIVEYAGSIGANLIVMGSHGRGGFLDAIVGSVARRVLAHAHCPVLLVKN, from the coding sequence ATGAACAAGATCCTGCTTGCGACCGACGGATCGGCCTATAGCGATGCGGCTGCCCGCTACCTGGTAGAAAGTCCGCTGCTCACCCGCGATTTCGTCGTGCACGTGGTGCACTGCGAACCGGATGTGCCCGGCGATATCAAGACCTTCATCGACCGGGCCACCCTCGACGCCTGGCATCGCGAACAGAACGACAAGGCGATGCAGTCGGTGGCCAGCATCCTGGGCGCAGCCGGTATCCCGTTCGAGCGCCATGGCTTCACCGGCTTCGCGCCGACCCGCATCGTCGAGTATGCGGGCAGCATCGGCGCCAACCTGATCGTGATGGGTTCGCATGGCCGCGGCGGCTTTCTCGATGCCATCGTCGGCTCGGTAGCCAGGCGAGTCCTTGCCCATGCGCACTGCCCGGTGCTGCTGGTCAAGAATTAG
- a CDS encoding AMP-dependent synthetase and ligase yields the protein MKEDSSPRQNYEDALLGIVREMSSAMRPPAEGEVAVSLDSTLEGELGFDSLTRAELLTRLEQRFGVSLPEQVLAQADTPRALLRALLAAKDLPPEASGAHLRQARPAPAAQAPEGAATLPDVLRWHLRSHPDRTHIILQDGDGEDTQISFAQLHRRAAAIAAGLVSRGVRAGTAVAIMLPTSPGYFYSFCGVLLAGGIPVPLYPPARLAQIGDHLQRHAGILANAQAPILITVAQARPLAALLKASTGTLQGVLTPEELEDGAGAPVHAMLRTHDIALLQYTSGSTGSPKGVVLSHANLLTNLRAMGKTLAVGSQDVFVSWLPLYHDMGLIGAWLGSLYYAYPLVVMSPLAFLARPERWLWAIHKYRGTLSGGPNFAYELCLRKLANADLAGLDLSSWRFAFNGAEPVSLQTMRAFMERFARYGLRPQAAAPVYGLAEASLGLTFPPLGRGLASDRIDRAEFTRTSVAVPAGEREIPGERETLEFPSCGRPLDGHEVRIVDATGRELAERHEGLLQFRGPSATTGYFRNPVQTRQLFDRGWLNTGDYAYIAADEVFITGRAKETIVRGGRNIYPYELEQAVGAIPGIRKGCVAVFGSPDPDSGTERIVVMAETSEKDVQARRALHRQALKTALDVLGMPPDHIALVPPHTILKTSSGKIRRAACRERFEHGRPGRGVEAPWLQIARFGWRALWPELRRGRQTAVGLSYALYTWILFATLAPVTWLASVALHRPTLGWALSHHAARLFLRLGAVPWFVQGIEHLPRDRPCILVSNHASYLDGIVLVAALPTPVCMVAKRELQGQRIPGAYLASIGADFIDRFDNVREHEDVERVVATVRAGHSALFFPEGTFGRAPGLQAFRSGAFLAAARAGAPVVPIAIRGTRSVLRDGQWLPRRGPIGVVIGSPLWPDGEDWPAAMRLRNTARAEILHYCGEPDARRMTHRDARRA from the coding sequence ATGAAAGAGGATTCCTCCCCGAGGCAGAACTACGAGGATGCCCTGCTCGGCATCGTGAGGGAGATGTCTTCGGCAATGCGCCCGCCAGCCGAGGGCGAGGTAGCGGTTTCGCTGGACAGCACCCTCGAAGGCGAACTGGGTTTCGACAGCCTGACGCGTGCCGAGCTGCTGACCCGCCTCGAGCAGCGCTTCGGCGTCAGCCTGCCGGAGCAGGTGCTGGCCCAGGCCGACACCCCGCGCGCCCTGCTGCGTGCCTTGCTCGCCGCCAAGGACCTGCCGCCAGAAGCGAGCGGCGCACACCTGCGGCAAGCCCGCCCTGCCCCGGCGGCACAGGCGCCCGAGGGCGCCGCCACCTTGCCGGACGTGCTGCGCTGGCACTTGCGCAGCCACCCGGACCGCACCCACATCATCCTGCAGGACGGCGACGGCGAAGACACGCAGATCAGCTTTGCGCAGCTGCACCGCCGCGCCGCGGCCATCGCCGCCGGGCTGGTGTCCCGCGGCGTGCGGGCGGGCACGGCAGTGGCCATCATGCTGCCCACCAGCCCCGGGTACTTCTACAGTTTCTGCGGCGTGCTGCTGGCGGGCGGGATTCCGGTACCGCTCTACCCGCCGGCGCGGCTGGCGCAGATCGGCGACCACCTGCAGCGCCACGCCGGCATCCTGGCCAACGCGCAGGCGCCGATCCTGATCACGGTGGCCCAGGCGCGGCCGCTGGCCGCCCTGCTCAAGGCCAGCACGGGAACGCTGCAAGGCGTGCTCACGCCGGAGGAGCTGGAGGACGGCGCCGGCGCCCCGGTCCATGCGATGCTGCGCACGCACGACATCGCCCTGCTGCAATACACCTCGGGCAGCACCGGCTCGCCCAAGGGGGTCGTGCTCAGCCATGCCAACCTGCTGACCAACCTTCGCGCCATGGGCAAGACCCTGGCCGTCGGCTCGCAGGACGTCTTTGTCAGCTGGCTGCCGCTCTATCACGACATGGGCCTGATCGGCGCCTGGCTGGGCAGCCTGTACTACGCGTACCCGCTGGTGGTGATGTCGCCGCTTGCCTTCCTGGCGCGGCCCGAGCGCTGGCTCTGGGCGATACACAAGTACCGTGGCACGCTCTCGGGCGGGCCCAACTTTGCCTACGAGCTGTGCCTGCGCAAGCTGGCCAACGCCGATCTGGCCGGGCTGGACCTTTCCAGCTGGCGCTTCGCCTTCAATGGCGCGGAGCCGGTGAGCCTGCAGACCATGCGCGCCTTCATGGAGCGCTTTGCCCGCTACGGTTTGCGCCCGCAGGCCGCGGCGCCGGTGTACGGGCTGGCGGAGGCTTCGCTGGGCCTGACCTTTCCGCCGCTGGGCCGCGGACTGGCGTCCGACCGCATCGACCGTGCCGAATTCACGCGCACTTCCGTGGCAGTGCCCGCCGGCGAACGCGAGATCCCTGGCGAGCGCGAGACCCTGGAATTCCCGTCCTGTGGCCGGCCGCTGGACGGCCACGAAGTCCGCATCGTCGACGCCACCGGGCGCGAACTGGCCGAGCGGCATGAGGGATTGCTGCAGTTCCGCGGCCCTTCGGCCACCACCGGCTATTTCCGCAATCCCGTGCAGACCCGCCAGTTGTTCGACCGCGGCTGGCTGAACACAGGGGACTATGCCTATATCGCCGCCGATGAGGTCTTTATCACCGGGCGCGCCAAGGAGACCATCGTGCGCGGCGGCCGCAATATCTATCCCTACGAGCTGGAGCAGGCCGTCGGCGCCATCCCGGGCATACGCAAGGGCTGCGTGGCCGTGTTCGGCAGTCCCGATCCGGATAGCGGCACCGAACGCATCGTGGTGATGGCGGAAACCTCCGAGAAGGATGTGCAGGCGCGCCGCGCGCTGCACCGGCAGGCGCTGAAGACCGCCCTCGACGTGCTGGGCATGCCGCCCGACCATATCGCCCTGGTGCCACCGCACACCATCCTGAAGACGTCGAGCGGCAAGATCCGGCGCGCCGCCTGCCGCGAGCGCTTCGAGCACGGACGCCCCGGCCGCGGCGTGGAAGCGCCCTGGCTGCAGATCGCGCGCTTTGGCTGGCGGGCGCTGTGGCCGGAGCTGCGGCGTGGCCGGCAGACCGCCGTGGGCCTGTCATATGCCCTCTACACCTGGATCCTGTTCGCAACGCTGGCGCCGGTGACCTGGCTGGCATCGGTTGCGCTGCACCGGCCGACACTGGGCTGGGCGCTCAGCCACCACGCCGCCCGGCTTTTTCTCAGGCTGGGCGCGGTACCCTGGTTCGTGCAAGGGATTGAGCACCTGCCGCGCGACCGGCCCTGCATCCTGGTCTCGAATCACGCCAGCTACCTGGACGGCATCGTGCTGGTGGCGGCGCTGCCCACGCCGGTATGCATGGTCGCCAAGCGCGAACTGCAGGGCCAGCGCATCCCCGGCGCCTACCTGGCCAGCATCGGCGCCGACTTCATCGACCGCTTCGACAACGTGCGCGAGCACGAGGACGTGGAGCGCGTGGTGGCCACGGTGCGTGCCGGGCATTCGGCGCTGTTCTTCCCCGAAGGCACCTTCGGGCGGGCGCCGGGGCTGCAGGCCTTCCGCTCGGGCGCTTTCCTGGCGGCCGCGCGGGCCGGCGCGCCGGTGGTGCCCATCGCCATCCGCGGCACCCGCTCGGTGCTGCGCGACGGCCAGTGGCTGCCGCGCCGGGGGCCGATCGGCGTGGTCATCGGCAGCCCGCTCTGGCCGGACGGCGAAGACTGGCCGGCCGCCATGCGCCTGCGCAATACCGCCCGCGCCGAGATCCTGCATTACTGCGGCGAACCGGATGCCCGGCGCATGACGCACCGCGATGCGAGGCGGGCCTAG
- a CDS encoding hypothetical protein (K10979: ku; DNA end-binding protein Ku) encodes MAARSIASLSVSFGLVSIPVKVYSATESKSSVTFNLLHKDCGSRLRQQYICQREDVVVDRTDMVKGYEFEKDRYVTFTAEELKALEDAAQHTIDIIAFMPVKAVDPIYYDKAYYLGPDKRGAKPYTLLSEAMRKTDTCALAKWVWKGKQYMVQIRVGDDGLILQQLLYADEVRSMADLHVEHTDVLPAELALAEQLIGQNTVEGYDPSAYTDDEKQRILEQIDKKIAGKKITVAAEAPESAGGEVIDLMEALRNSLSTAKKRPAATKTAREPAPRKSAKRVETVTTLPKRAARK; translated from the coding sequence ATGGCCGCACGCTCCATCGCCTCCCTGTCCGTCAGCTTTGGCCTGGTCTCGATACCGGTCAAGGTCTACTCGGCTACCGAAAGCAAATCGTCCGTCACCTTCAACCTGCTGCACAAGGACTGTGGCTCGCGCCTGCGCCAGCAGTACATCTGCCAGCGCGAGGACGTGGTCGTCGACCGCACGGACATGGTCAAAGGGTATGAGTTCGAGAAGGACCGCTACGTCACCTTCACGGCGGAAGAGCTGAAGGCGCTGGAAGATGCGGCACAGCACACCATCGACATCATCGCCTTCATGCCGGTCAAGGCCGTCGATCCGATCTACTATGACAAGGCCTACTACCTCGGGCCCGACAAGCGGGGCGCCAAGCCTTACACCCTGCTCTCTGAAGCGATGCGCAAGACCGACACCTGTGCGCTGGCCAAGTGGGTGTGGAAGGGCAAGCAGTACATGGTCCAGATCCGCGTTGGCGACGATGGCCTGATCCTGCAGCAACTGCTGTACGCCGACGAGGTGCGCTCGATGGCAGACCTGCATGTCGAGCACACCGACGTGCTGCCCGCGGAACTGGCACTTGCCGAGCAGCTGATCGGACAGAACACGGTGGAGGGCTATGACCCCTCGGCCTATACCGACGACGAGAAGCAGCGCATCCTGGAGCAGATCGACAAGAAGATCGCCGGCAAGAAGATCACCGTCGCGGCGGAAGCGCCGGAGTCCGCCGGCGGCGAGGTGATCGACCTGATGGAAGCGCTGCGCAACAGCCTCAGCACCGCGAAGAAGCGGCCTGCGGCCACCAAGACTGCGCGCGAGCCCGCGCCACGCAAGAGCGCAAAGCGCGTGGAAACCGTGACGACGCTGCCGAAGCGGGCGGCCAGGAAATAG
- the treF gene encoding trehalase (cytoplasmic; catalyzes the hydrolysis of trehalose to glucose~K01194: E3.2.1.28, treA, treF; alpha,alpha-trehalase [EC:3.2.1.28]): MRNSDPTPAPGTISAAGGYTVPRTDPATPDGAGAVAGPSAAPAKVHAVASPPLVTHRECPAPHVLPSCAQADALSPASRYGELFVDVQHSGLFADSKTFPDCIPNCDPELILARYREQRNSPGFLLADFVQAHFTRAIVPDSHYVSDPACTLREHIDGLWPVLTREPVEHPPRSSLLPLPHRYVVPGGRFGELYYWDSYFTMLGLAGSGRGGLLLEMVQNFAYLIDNYGLVPNGTRNYYLSRSQPPVFVLMVDLLEREQVARAIDFLPELRREYAFWMDGAHALRPGHAHRRVIRLPDGVVLNRYWDDRCCPREEAFLEDMQTALCSGRPHHAVFRDLRAAAESGWDFSSRWLDTPAAAQPASLATIHTTAMLPVDLNALLWHLETRLAELAGQAGDADAEDYRAAAQQRKAAIMQTMWDDAAGAFVDYDWCRGEPRRCLTAATVMPLYLGLATPAQAQAVAQAISARLLDQGGLATTELSSGQQWDNPNGWAPLQWLAVRGLARYGHDTLAREIAQRWLATVASLYTHECKLVEKYRIEACEAHAKGGRGGEYPLQDGFGWTNAIASALMALYGDVPATCRAEGGMLP, encoded by the coding sequence ATGCGGAACAGTGACCCCACCCCCGCGCCCGGCACGATCTCCGCCGCGGGCGGCTACACGGTGCCGCGCACGGACCCGGCCACGCCGGATGGCGCCGGCGCAGTCGCGGGGCCGTCCGCCGCGCCCGCCAAGGTCCACGCGGTGGCCAGCCCGCCGCTGGTCACGCACCGCGAATGCCCCGCGCCGCATGTGCTGCCAAGCTGCGCGCAGGCCGATGCGCTGTCACCGGCGTCGCGCTATGGCGAACTCTTCGTTGACGTGCAGCACAGCGGCCTGTTTGCCGACAGTAAGACCTTCCCGGACTGCATCCCCAACTGCGATCCCGAGTTGATCCTGGCGCGCTACCGCGAACAGCGCAACTCGCCGGGCTTCCTGCTGGCCGATTTCGTGCAGGCGCATTTCACCCGCGCCATCGTGCCGGACAGCCACTATGTCTCCGATCCCGCCTGCACGCTGCGCGAACATATCGACGGGCTGTGGCCGGTGCTGACGCGCGAGCCGGTGGAGCACCCGCCGCGCTCGTCGCTGTTGCCGCTGCCGCACCGCTACGTGGTCCCGGGCGGGCGTTTCGGCGAGCTGTACTACTGGGATTCGTACTTCACGATGCTGGGGCTGGCGGGCAGCGGCCGCGGCGGCCTGCTGCTGGAGATGGTGCAGAACTTTGCCTACCTGATCGACAACTACGGGCTGGTGCCCAACGGCACGCGCAACTACTACCTGAGCCGCTCGCAACCGCCGGTGTTCGTGCTGATGGTCGACCTGCTGGAGCGCGAGCAGGTCGCCCGCGCCATCGACTTCCTGCCGGAGCTGCGGCGCGAGTATGCATTCTGGATGGATGGCGCGCATGCGCTTCGGCCCGGGCATGCGCACCGGCGCGTGATCCGCCTGCCCGACGGCGTGGTGCTCAACCGCTACTGGGACGACCGCTGCTGCCCGCGCGAGGAAGCCTTCCTGGAAGACATGCAGACCGCGCTGTGCAGCGGCCGGCCGCACCATGCGGTGTTCCGCGACCTGCGCGCCGCCGCGGAATCAGGCTGGGACTTCAGCTCGCGCTGGCTCGACACGCCCGCCGCCGCGCAGCCCGCGAGCCTCGCGACCATCCACACCACGGCCATGTTGCCGGTGGACCTGAACGCCTTGCTGTGGCACCTGGAGACGCGCCTTGCCGAACTCGCCGGGCAGGCCGGCGACGCGGATGCGGAGGACTATCGCGCCGCCGCGCAGCAGCGCAAGGCGGCCATCATGCAGACCATGTGGGACGACGCAGCAGGCGCCTTCGTCGACTATGACTGGTGCCGCGGCGAGCCGCGCCGCTGCCTGACCGCGGCGACGGTGATGCCGCTCTACCTTGGCCTGGCAACACCTGCGCAGGCGCAGGCCGTGGCGCAGGCGATTTCTGCGCGGCTGCTGGACCAGGGCGGCCTGGCGACTACCGAACTCTCATCCGGGCAGCAGTGGGACAACCCCAACGGCTGGGCGCCGCTGCAATGGCTGGCCGTGCGCGGCCTGGCGCGCTACGGCCATGACACGCTGGCGCGCGAGATCGCGCAGCGCTGGCTGGCCACGGTGGCCAGCCTCTACACCCACGAATGCAAGCTGGTGGAGAAGTACCGCATCGAAGCGTGCGAGGCGCATGCCAAAGGCGGGCGCGGCGGCGAATATCCGCTGCAGGATGGATTCGGTTGGACCAATGCCATCGCCAGCGCGCTGATGGCCCTGTATGGCGATGTACCCGCGACGTGCCGGGCCGAAGGCGGCATGCTACCCTGA
- a CDS encoding membrane protein (K05794: terC; tellurite resistance protein TerC): MDTFATAPMWVGFLILVLGTLVVDVFVLGGRHAHRVSTREALGWTLAWSTLAVLFGIALWWLLAESAGREAANRKVLEFYTGYLIELSLSVDNMFVFAMIFGYFAVPPELQRRVLLFGVVGAIVMRAVMILLGVWLISEFSWILYVFGVFLLFTGIKMLFVSRRAPDLSRNPIVRFLGAHMRITPDYHGERFFVRLDGLRYATPMFLVVLLVEATDLVFAVDSIPAIFAVTTDPFIVFTSNIFAIMGLRALYFLLANMAQHFHYLKYGLAIVLAFIGAKMLAEPWFHVPVHWSLGAVAATLLVSVLISRVRARHALAHAGDELGGHCASRERRAGNRRT; the protein is encoded by the coding sequence ATGGATACCTTTGCCACCGCGCCGATGTGGGTCGGCTTCCTGATCCTGGTGCTGGGAACGCTGGTCGTGGACGTGTTCGTCCTTGGCGGCCGGCACGCGCACCGCGTTTCGACACGTGAGGCCCTGGGCTGGACCCTGGCCTGGTCGACCCTGGCCGTGCTCTTCGGCATCGCACTCTGGTGGCTGCTGGCCGAGAGCGCCGGACGCGAGGCCGCGAATCGCAAGGTGCTGGAGTTCTATACCGGCTACCTGATCGAGCTGTCGCTGTCGGTCGACAATATGTTCGTGTTCGCGATGATCTTCGGCTATTTCGCGGTGCCGCCGGAGTTGCAGCGCAGGGTGTTGCTGTTCGGCGTGGTCGGCGCGATCGTGATGCGCGCTGTCATGATCCTGCTCGGCGTGTGGCTGATCAGCGAATTCTCGTGGATCCTCTATGTGTTCGGCGTGTTCCTGCTGTTCACCGGCATCAAGATGCTGTTCGTCTCCAGGCGTGCCCCGGATCTCTCGCGCAATCCCATCGTTCGCTTCTTGGGCGCGCATATGCGAATCACCCCGGACTATCACGGCGAGCGTTTCTTCGTGCGCCTGGACGGCCTGCGCTACGCGACGCCGATGTTCCTGGTGGTGCTGCTGGTCGAGGCGACCGACCTGGTGTTCGCCGTCGACAGTATCCCGGCCATCTTCGCCGTCACGACCGACCCCTTCATCGTTTTTACTTCGAACATCTTCGCGATCATGGGGCTGCGGGCGCTGTACTTCCTGCTGGCCAACATGGCGCAGCATTTCCACTACCTGAAGTACGGCCTGGCAATCGTGCTTGCCTTTATCGGCGCGAAGATGCTGGCTGAGCCGTGGTTCCATGTGCCGGTGCACTGGTCTCTCGGCGCCGTCGCCGCGACGTTGCTGGTGTCCGTCCTGATCAGCCGGGTCAGGGCCAGGCACGCACTTGCGCACGCGGGGGACGAACTGGGTGGCCACTGCGCATCGCGCGAGCGCAGGGCCGGGAACCGGCGCACATGA